A stretch of Vicinamibacterales bacterium DNA encodes these proteins:
- a CDS encoding VCBS repeat-containing protein: protein MTYDELAALRDAAPQGADAEARYRAALAATIGDLDPAVPLLLLPIRLETRFRPSPPGRPVELLIRVYPDDVQMDGHEAGLTADEVKAGEHFWRTTWTATTEAERVAAWRQLADRLGDTRAAFVMKVLTPSNDPQAGQPPSFPVVAPRPSRWSRAVRAQGLPDRWIATAYRDGRKIGTAEGGLIARPLAAGPSPVAAAGTTDPGMLWMVDFAAAQTAGMGLVMSLDPALVDRIDLLLVAGVRGSETALSSAATWTDLLDAHRYTWGLDLIAVGTPTNNTTGERSGQPARTSVPQAVAPASESDAAMIAAAFGITGTTRGPFGTIAHADLRDQADAADMASALWPATWGYFLAQMLRPEFTAIDLDLWRRWFVETVRARGPLPALRVGDQPYGVLPVTSLERWQPHPDQPELLVLQAVGGGRRSRTVLKVLWDLQTDGAYSDAPPPLALTLPALTLPARAVATALTQMDLDGDGQPELIVGWIEPGTSRAGYSVLRLEGAGTAVSRARHTELTLDEAPDRLALAAATLPDLGRALVLVTQQAGGRGRGLRLRIGTGLRATGAARQWSDPVSLRGIDRSERLLGIAVEDLDADGLPELVLLTDASATVQYRSGRGSLSDADIERWSAPVEVTSGGVAADAGGIAFADVDGDGTREVVVHYAWDGGGVAAGAYRVGSGLDPAGAPARWGSPFNAGAGGAGLPLGAGIVVSSVGRGNQVGWTTTAGRINLLRRLAEDWRRLADAVPRIGSGDVDRTLLDLLATDGTSASVAVRSLIGPALAESLWFALGDPLAATYRDDLDARLAQWLNRWAVAGRVRLGACAYADQALDFEAPLVSAGAEDEPVEYLAKLAAATPQDLHDGWTADDTPLLARLVRHSLLQAYADAAFALVPIPDPPLPEPELVDLADIMGNDPVTTRTLTSWRHLSEAMWQGRPVAPELYAMARTAAPRSEVAPLAATIAAVERLARRPAATLQRLMMEALDLSTHRLDAWITAVATGRLHELRADSPEGLHLGGYGLVTDLRPATAPPSTGYVHAPSLSHAATAAVLRSGYLTHGSSALAVDLSSTRARLALDLLDGVRSGQTLGALLGYRFERALAERRLLQHLPALRQLAPEAVGHLTPAPAGTAIETLAGLATVDGVVLLRKWKENAIPWGGTVPGQPDALPARGTADYTGVLAALAVVQDAIDAVGDVGLAESVHQALQGNYIRAGSALDGLARGDVPPPDPAVLQTPRTGIGVTWRLLVMTGGRDEVTALRAWTATAAQRALWIRAQAEPRLNGWAAQALGDPARVQWRVVLVDPETGEPTADGTRDYTLADAGLCPLDILYGPSPDVAALAETDLGRRLLLYAAAETAALRPAVPRLLPDRSPDWTTDVLSLAEILTVAEIARELVGGTRAADARDLAPAGLPGRPGVRQAEIDGRVTSVTTALTGAVSALKAAFAINAADVGALRAVLRYPDLPGNLSTLLDLPSHLDIGAACDELGVPALGALDDIRDGLALMAAAGLQNAAPRSIAVGDEAARRDLAAQARDVVKEAAARLSTAAAADTAAGGIEALIGRGFRVLPVFAVAQPADLDNARTVRRTAGDATPIEVEDWLDGVARVRAPSRRLHDVRVVAGAVAGEPPAPLQAVQLPAPGPPRWVGAAMPAGTAFPAGVTGLVLAAAEDWDPAADQAGLVVDEWVEVVPNAQETTGVVFHYDAPGSCAPQALLLAVSPNRARKWDADLLERILLETYDLTRMRSVQPHDLRGVGHAIPALFFARNTGGDPAGDTIATLFRK, encoded by the coding sequence ATGACGTACGACGAACTCGCCGCGCTGCGCGACGCCGCCCCGCAGGGCGCCGATGCCGAGGCGCGCTACCGCGCCGCGCTCGCCGCGACGATCGGCGATCTCGATCCGGCTGTCCCGCTGCTGCTGCTGCCGATCCGTCTCGAAACCCGGTTCCGCCCCTCGCCGCCCGGCCGACCGGTGGAACTCCTGATTCGCGTCTATCCCGACGACGTGCAGATGGACGGGCACGAGGCAGGCCTGACCGCGGACGAGGTGAAGGCGGGCGAACATTTCTGGCGAACGACCTGGACCGCGACCACGGAGGCGGAGCGCGTCGCCGCGTGGCGGCAACTCGCCGATCGGCTCGGAGACACGCGCGCGGCGTTCGTGATGAAGGTGCTCACACCGTCGAACGATCCGCAAGCCGGGCAGCCGCCGTCGTTTCCTGTGGTCGCGCCGCGGCCGTCGCGCTGGTCGCGCGCGGTGCGCGCGCAAGGACTGCCCGATCGCTGGATCGCCACGGCCTATCGGGATGGGCGGAAGATCGGTACGGCCGAAGGGGGTTTGATCGCCAGGCCGCTCGCGGCCGGACCCTCGCCCGTTGCCGCCGCCGGCACCACCGATCCCGGGATGCTGTGGATGGTGGATTTCGCCGCGGCGCAGACCGCCGGCATGGGCCTCGTCATGTCGCTCGATCCCGCGCTCGTGGATCGAATCGACCTGCTCCTCGTCGCCGGCGTGCGCGGGTCCGAGACCGCCCTCAGCAGCGCCGCCACATGGACCGACCTGCTCGACGCGCACCGGTACACGTGGGGCCTCGATCTGATCGCGGTCGGCACGCCGACGAACAACACCACCGGCGAGCGTTCCGGACAGCCGGCACGCACGAGCGTTCCGCAGGCGGTGGCGCCGGCCTCCGAATCCGACGCGGCGATGATCGCGGCGGCGTTCGGGATCACCGGCACGACACGCGGCCCGTTCGGCACCATCGCGCACGCCGATCTGCGCGATCAAGCCGACGCCGCCGACATGGCGTCGGCGCTCTGGCCCGCGACGTGGGGGTACTTTCTCGCGCAGATGCTCCGGCCGGAGTTCACGGCGATCGATCTCGACCTCTGGCGGCGGTGGTTCGTCGAGACGGTGCGCGCGCGCGGTCCCCTGCCGGCGTTGCGTGTCGGCGATCAGCCGTACGGCGTGCTGCCGGTCACGTCGCTGGAGCGCTGGCAGCCGCATCCGGATCAGCCCGAGCTGCTCGTGCTTCAGGCGGTCGGCGGGGGCCGGCGGTCGCGCACAGTGCTCAAGGTTCTCTGGGATCTCCAGACTGACGGCGCTTACAGCGACGCGCCGCCGCCGCTGGCGCTGACACTGCCGGCGCTGACACTGCCGGCGCGCGCCGTGGCGACGGCGCTGACGCAGATGGACCTCGACGGGGATGGCCAACCGGAGCTGATCGTCGGATGGATCGAGCCGGGAACGAGCCGCGCGGGCTACTCGGTGCTGCGCTTGGAGGGCGCCGGTACGGCGGTGTCCCGCGCCCGCCATACCGAGCTCACGCTCGATGAAGCGCCCGACCGACTGGCGCTGGCGGCCGCGACATTGCCGGATCTCGGGCGTGCGCTCGTGCTCGTCACCCAGCAGGCCGGCGGCCGCGGCCGCGGCCTGAGGCTGCGGATCGGCACCGGCCTGCGGGCGACGGGCGCGGCGCGCCAGTGGTCCGATCCCGTATCGCTCCGAGGGATCGATCGATCGGAACGGCTGCTCGGCATCGCCGTCGAGGATCTGGACGCTGACGGGCTTCCCGAGCTGGTGCTGCTGACGGATGCCTCGGCGACCGTCCAGTACCGCAGCGGCCGCGGCTCGTTGTCGGACGCAGACATCGAGCGGTGGTCTGCGCCGGTGGAGGTCACCTCGGGCGGCGTCGCCGCTGACGCGGGCGGGATCGCGTTCGCGGATGTCGACGGCGACGGCACCCGGGAAGTGGTCGTCCACTACGCGTGGGACGGCGGCGGGGTCGCCGCCGGGGCCTATCGCGTCGGGTCCGGGCTCGATCCGGCCGGCGCGCCGGCGCGATGGGGCTCTCCGTTCAACGCGGGTGCCGGCGGCGCCGGTCTGCCGCTCGGCGCCGGCATCGTGGTGTCCAGCGTGGGCCGCGGCAACCAGGTCGGGTGGACCACGACCGCGGGGCGGATCAACCTGCTGCGGCGCCTGGCTGAGGATTGGCGCAGGCTCGCCGACGCCGTTCCGCGAATCGGCAGCGGCGACGTCGATCGGACGCTGCTCGATCTGCTCGCGACCGACGGCACGTCCGCGTCAGTCGCGGTGCGCTCGCTGATCGGTCCGGCGCTCGCGGAGAGTCTGTGGTTCGCGCTGGGCGATCCACTGGCGGCGACGTATCGCGACGACCTGGACGCGCGACTGGCGCAGTGGCTGAATCGCTGGGCCGTCGCCGGCCGCGTGCGCCTGGGCGCCTGCGCGTATGCCGACCAGGCGCTCGACTTCGAGGCGCCGCTCGTCAGCGCCGGCGCGGAGGACGAGCCCGTCGAGTACCTGGCGAAACTCGCCGCGGCGACGCCGCAGGACCTGCACGACGGGTGGACGGCGGACGATACGCCGCTCCTGGCGCGGCTCGTTCGGCACAGCCTGTTGCAGGCGTATGCGGATGCGGCGTTCGCCCTCGTTCCGATCCCGGATCCGCCGCTGCCCGAACCGGAGCTCGTCGATCTCGCGGACATCATGGGTAACGATCCCGTGACCACGCGGACGCTGACCTCGTGGCGGCATCTCTCCGAGGCGATGTGGCAGGGACGCCCGGTCGCGCCGGAGCTGTATGCGATGGCGCGCACGGCCGCGCCGCGGTCCGAGGTGGCGCCGCTCGCGGCGACGATCGCCGCGGTTGAGCGGCTCGCGCGGCGTCCCGCCGCGACGCTTCAGCGGCTGATGATGGAGGCGCTCGATCTCTCGACCCATCGGCTCGACGCCTGGATCACCGCCGTCGCCACCGGGCGGTTGCACGAGCTGCGCGCCGATTCCCCGGAGGGCCTGCACCTCGGGGGATACGGACTCGTCACCGATTTGCGGCCGGCCACCGCGCCCCCGAGCACGGGCTACGTGCATGCGCCATCGTTGTCGCATGCGGCGACGGCCGCCGTACTGCGCAGCGGCTACCTGACACACGGTTCCTCGGCGCTGGCGGTCGATCTCTCGTCTACGCGCGCGCGGCTCGCGCTCGATCTCCTCGACGGCGTCCGCAGTGGACAGACTCTCGGGGCGCTGCTGGGATACCGGTTCGAACGCGCGCTCGCCGAACGGCGGCTGCTGCAGCATCTGCCCGCGCTGCGCCAGCTTGCGCCCGAGGCGGTCGGCCATCTCACGCCGGCCCCCGCGGGGACGGCGATCGAAACGCTCGCGGGGCTGGCAACCGTCGACGGGGTCGTCCTCCTCAGGAAATGGAAGGAGAACGCGATTCCGTGGGGCGGCACCGTACCCGGGCAACCGGACGCGCTGCCGGCGCGGGGAACGGCCGACTACACGGGCGTGCTCGCCGCGCTCGCGGTCGTGCAGGACGCGATCGACGCGGTCGGGGACGTCGGTCTCGCCGAGAGCGTCCATCAAGCGTTGCAGGGGAACTACATCCGCGCCGGCAGCGCACTCGACGGTCTCGCGCGCGGCGACGTGCCTCCGCCGGACCCCGCGGTGCTGCAGACGCCCCGCACCGGGATCGGCGTGACCTGGCGGCTGCTCGTCATGACGGGGGGACGGGACGAGGTCACGGCGTTGCGCGCGTGGACCGCGACCGCAGCCCAGCGCGCGCTGTGGATCCGCGCGCAGGCGGAGCCGCGGTTGAACGGCTGGGCGGCGCAGGCGCTCGGCGATCCCGCACGCGTGCAATGGCGCGTCGTCCTGGTCGATCCGGAGACGGGGGAGCCGACCGCCGACGGCACGCGCGACTACACGCTGGCCGACGCCGGTCTGTGTCCGCTGGACATTCTGTATGGACCGTCGCCCGATGTGGCCGCGCTCGCCGAAACGGATCTCGGACGCCGGCTGCTCTTGTACGCCGCGGCGGAGACGGCGGCGCTGCGCCCTGCCGTTCCGAGACTGCTGCCCGATCGCTCGCCGGACTGGACGACGGACGTGCTCTCCCTCGCCGAGATCCTCACGGTCGCCGAGATCGCGCGCGAACTCGTGGGGGGCACACGCGCCGCGGACGCGCGCGACCTGGCGCCTGCCGGCCTGCCCGGCCGTCCAGGCGTGCGCCAGGCCGAGATCGACGGCCGCGTGACGAGCGTCACGACGGCACTCACCGGCGCGGTGTCGGCCTTGAAGGCCGCGTTCGCCATCAACGCGGCAGACGTGGGCGCGCTGCGCGCCGTGCTGCGATATCCGGACCTTCCGGGGAATCTGTCCACGCTGCTGGATCTTCCCTCCCACCTGGATATCGGGGCGGCGTGCGACGAGCTCGGCGTTCCGGCGCTCGGGGCGCTCGATGACATCCGCGACGGGCTCGCGTTGATGGCCGCGGCCGGACTGCAGAACGCCGCGCCCCGTTCGATCGCCGTCGGCGACGAAGCGGCGCGGCGCGATCTCGCGGCGCAGGCGCGCGACGTCGTGAAGGAGGCGGCGGCGCGTCTCAGCACCGCCGCGGCGGCCGACACCGCCGCGGGAGGCATCGAGGCGCTGATCGGCCGCGGGTTCAGAGTGCTGCCGGTATTCGCGGTCGCGCAGCCCGCGGACCTCGACAATGCCCGCACCGTCCGACGGACGGCCGGCGATGCGACGCCGATCGAGGTGGAGGACTGGCTCGACGGCGTGGCGCGGGTGCGGGCCCCGTCCCGCCGTCTCCACGACGTCCGCGTCGTCGCCGGCGCCGTGGCCGGCGAACCGCCCGCGCCGCTCCAGGCGGTGCAGTTGCCCGCGCCCGGCCCGCCGCGCTGGGTCGGCGCGGCGATGCCCGCCGGGACCGCGTTCCCCGCAGGTGTCACCGGTCTCGTGCTCGCCGCTGCGGAGGACTGGGATCCGGCGGCTGATCAGGCCGGCCTGGTGGTCGACGAGTGGGTCGAGGTCGTGCCGAACGCGCAGGAAACGACCGGCGTGGTCTTCCATTACGACGCGCCGGGCTCGTGCGCACCGCAGGCGCTGCTGCTCGCCGTCAGCCCGAACCGCGCGCGGAAGTGGGACGCCGACCTGCTCGAACGGATCCTGCTCGAGACGTACGACCTGACGCGCATGCGATCCGTGCAGCCGCACGATCTGCGTGGGGTGGGACACGCGATCCCGGCGCTGTTCTTCGCGCGCAACACCGGCGGCGATCCCGCCGGCGACACCATCGCGACGCTGTTTCGGAAGTGA
- a CDS encoding M64 family metallopeptidase translates to MPAIKKIFPGGTAVSPLHTLKIILLAEGYRAVDRPQFAAACSEFVDVLTHTAPFSLTDLHPTTISVHAGFVASAAAGAAVDAPAIDRTAFDARYETASHRLTISQAKVNAFVEDPATTLTFGNEALPLIDILRTGDVSMGATGTIVAVLLPPIAGEAATAEAESALGEEDYYFVACTTNNLWPQVVLRGVGRVMGLGDEWELDGDGFLEPADRRAAAYVNLVYAAEPPTTHDDFHLKWHRYLSVAERIAPPAVHPKADPAVADHGVDPIPLTPSTIGYWEGGGGYRTKIYRSAHDCLMRRRVGDSRLPLSAAPVPFCKVCRLHLANLLF, encoded by the coding sequence ATGCCTGCGATCAAGAAGATCTTCCCGGGCGGAACAGCGGTCTCGCCGCTGCACACGCTGAAGATCATTCTGCTCGCCGAAGGGTACCGCGCGGTGGATCGACCGCAATTCGCCGCCGCGTGCAGCGAGTTCGTCGACGTGCTGACGCACACGGCGCCGTTCAGTCTCACCGACCTGCACCCGACGACGATCAGCGTGCACGCCGGCTTCGTCGCCAGTGCCGCGGCGGGCGCGGCCGTCGACGCGCCGGCGATCGATCGCACCGCGTTCGACGCGCGCTACGAGACCGCTTCCCACCGACTCACCATCAGCCAGGCGAAGGTCAATGCTTTCGTCGAGGACCCGGCCACCACGCTCACGTTCGGCAACGAAGCCTTGCCGCTGATCGACATCCTTCGCACGGGAGACGTGTCGATGGGCGCAACCGGCACGATTGTCGCGGTGCTGCTGCCGCCGATCGCCGGCGAGGCCGCGACCGCGGAAGCCGAGAGTGCGCTGGGCGAAGAGGACTACTACTTCGTCGCCTGCACGACCAACAATCTGTGGCCACAGGTGGTGCTGCGCGGCGTCGGCCGCGTGATGGGACTCGGCGACGAATGGGAACTGGATGGCGACGGCTTCCTCGAGCCCGCGGACCGGCGGGCGGCCGCGTACGTCAACCTCGTGTATGCGGCTGAACCCCCGACCACGCACGACGACTTCCACCTGAAGTGGCATCGCTACCTGTCGGTGGCCGAACGGATTGCGCCGCCGGCCGTTCATCCGAAGGCGGATCCTGCCGTCGCCGACCACGGCGTCGATCCGATTCCGCTGACGCCGAGCACCATCGGGTACTGGGAGGGCGGCGGGGGGTACCGGACGAAGATCTATCGTTCCGCACACGACTGCCTGATGCGGCGCCGCGTCGGCGACAGCCGCCTGCCGCTGTCGGCGGCACCGGTGCCGTTCTGCAAGGTCTGCCGACTTCATCTCGCCAACCTTCTGTTCTGA
- a CDS encoding DUF6603 domain-containing protein: protein MSDIEDFIISVASQLLDALEPLPRLARSESEFAAVLTQLGWPVDPADDLSGVRAPFDIGNVLTDARYAIAGGDLTDPVVVLAAASSVSDIVAFVRALTTGPADRATLPAPFDTAAFWSVFPNELFQMLLIRTVERSQPAITALLGVVGGIDEYDVPAAAPRLAYRARVLDFGKLAAFLADPVTHLKTEFGWGDNRVLDQDRVLTRLRGVAQILGPAYITEPSDGAITPYWAPTAPGLPSLRQLTATLFETYDPTTDTFGALGVSVLPIPAKNTPTGDAIGVALQIDAAVGGAIGVTIDLGPLALAIEGALQAQGGLVVDLRPDSIDGRLTGVSVTFDAAVALQRNTPLLLLGSPTGMRLEVDRFEFRLAVSGEPSDLEFIVSLMVQKLAFVIQASSADSFLGKFLGTNPQSVTLDLEIVASTKKGVRLAAGGGFRFVISAHLDLILLRIETITIELLARTGSGIVLNLSVDVVLTLGPVTATVSKVGARLLATPRGASDPPGNLGALDLGFGFKPPDGAGLLVEASIVKGGGYALFDFDAGQYAGILQLSIKEIITITAIGLIATRMPDGSKGFSLLVILTAEFPPIQLSMGFTLSGLGGIFGFNRTMAVEPLRAGARTGALDSILFPPDPLKNIPKVLSDLQSIFPVSPGRFVIGLMVRIGWGSNLITVDLGVIIVVPEPVVLAILGRVTLLLPQSDDAVVELRLDIVGILDFGRGEISIDASLRDSRIAVFTLTGDIAVRIGWGATKIFAVSAGGFNPRFSAPGGFPALRRLALSLATSDNPRLRLETYFALTSNSVQIGAKVDIYAELDTGFLGVFSACAYLGFDALVIFDPFGFVVDIYGGVDIRRNGKSILSASVLLSLSGPTPWRASGYAEVIFLGTHRIPIDVTMGEEPPPLPPPAVDPTADLAAALADKRNWMAQLPDVANGVVTLREFESPNVLAHPLGTIGVRQRVVPLEIAIDIYNGAPVVDTARRFALTFAIGGASVDATRTAIREDLAPGLFFAMSDDEKLSRPAFEPLICGYTSIAAPPLQSGPAVAGADEYETRIVDQPEEVPGPLYVMHGAVVGAVAGIGAAAQAPSKLRYDGPVLGIAVAPQSYSLAAPADLAAAGAAHVSFVEADAARRQGGTAAQVVGSHEVAA, encoded by the coding sequence ATGAGCGACATCGAGGACTTCATCATCAGCGTCGCCTCGCAGCTGCTCGACGCGCTCGAGCCGCTGCCGCGTCTCGCCCGATCGGAGTCCGAGTTCGCCGCCGTGCTCACCCAGCTCGGATGGCCGGTCGACCCTGCCGACGATCTGTCCGGCGTGCGGGCTCCCTTCGACATCGGCAACGTGCTCACCGATGCCCGGTATGCGATCGCCGGGGGGGATCTCACCGATCCCGTCGTGGTGCTCGCGGCGGCGTCGTCCGTATCCGATATCGTCGCCTTCGTGCGGGCGCTCACCACCGGGCCGGCAGACAGGGCCACGCTGCCAGCGCCGTTCGACACCGCCGCCTTCTGGAGCGTGTTCCCGAACGAGCTGTTCCAGATGCTGTTGATCCGGACGGTCGAACGATCGCAGCCGGCGATCACGGCGCTGCTCGGCGTGGTCGGCGGCATCGACGAGTACGACGTCCCGGCGGCGGCGCCACGGCTCGCCTATCGCGCCCGCGTGCTGGATTTCGGCAAGCTCGCGGCGTTCCTGGCGGACCCGGTCACGCACCTGAAGACCGAGTTCGGATGGGGCGACAATCGAGTGCTCGATCAGGATCGGGTGCTGACGCGCCTGCGCGGCGTCGCCCAGATTCTGGGGCCGGCGTATATCACCGAGCCGAGCGACGGCGCGATCACGCCGTACTGGGCGCCGACCGCGCCGGGTCTGCCATCGCTGCGTCAGCTGACGGCGACGCTGTTCGAGACCTACGACCCCACCACCGACACGTTCGGCGCGCTGGGCGTCTCGGTCCTGCCGATTCCGGCCAAGAACACCCCAACCGGAGACGCGATTGGCGTGGCCTTGCAGATCGATGCCGCGGTCGGCGGGGCGATCGGCGTCACCATCGATCTCGGTCCACTCGCGCTGGCGATCGAAGGGGCCCTTCAGGCGCAAGGCGGCCTCGTCGTCGATCTGCGGCCCGATTCGATCGACGGCCGGCTCACCGGCGTGTCGGTCACCTTCGATGCCGCCGTGGCGCTGCAGCGCAACACGCCGCTGCTGCTGCTCGGATCGCCCACCGGCATGCGGCTGGAGGTGGACCGGTTCGAGTTCCGCCTTGCGGTATCGGGCGAGCCCAGCGATCTCGAGTTCATCGTCAGCCTGATGGTGCAGAAGCTGGCGTTCGTCATCCAGGCCTCGTCCGCGGACTCGTTCCTGGGAAAGTTCCTCGGCACCAATCCCCAGTCGGTGACGCTCGATCTCGAGATCGTGGCGTCGACGAAGAAGGGCGTACGGCTGGCCGCGGGGGGCGGCTTCCGGTTCGTCATCTCGGCGCACCTCGATCTGATCCTGCTGCGGATCGAGACGATCACCATCGAGCTGCTGGCGCGAACCGGCAGCGGCATCGTCCTGAATCTCTCGGTCGACGTCGTGCTGACGCTCGGCCCGGTGACGGCGACGGTCAGCAAGGTCGGCGCGCGTCTGCTGGCGACGCCGCGCGGCGCCAGCGATCCGCCGGGCAACCTCGGGGCGCTCGATCTGGGCTTCGGCTTCAAACCGCCGGACGGCGCCGGCCTGCTGGTCGAAGCCTCGATCGTCAAGGGCGGGGGCTACGCGCTGTTCGACTTCGACGCCGGCCAGTACGCCGGCATCCTTCAGCTGAGCATCAAGGAAATCATCACCATCACCGCGATCGGGCTGATCGCGACCAGGATGCCCGACGGGTCGAAGGGCTTCAGCCTGTTGGTGATCCTCACCGCCGAATTCCCGCCCATTCAGCTCAGCATGGGCTTCACGTTGAGCGGGCTCGGCGGCATCTTCGGCTTCAACCGGACGATGGCGGTCGAGCCGCTCAGGGCGGGCGCACGTACCGGTGCCCTCGACTCGATTCTGTTCCCGCCGGATCCGCTGAAGAACATTCCCAAGGTCCTCAGCGACCTGCAGTCGATCTTCCCGGTCTCGCCGGGCCGCTTCGTCATCGGTCTGATGGTGCGCATCGGATGGGGGTCGAACCTCATCACCGTCGATCTCGGCGTCATCATCGTCGTGCCGGAACCGGTCGTCCTGGCGATTCTCGGCCGCGTCACGCTCCTCCTCCCGCAGTCGGACGACGCGGTGGTGGAGCTCCGCCTCGACATCGTCGGCATCCTGGACTTCGGACGCGGCGAGATCTCGATCGACGCGTCGCTGCGGGATTCGCGCATCGCGGTGTTCACGTTGACCGGGGACATCGCCGTCCGCATCGGCTGGGGGGCGACGAAGATCTTCGCGGTCTCCGCCGGCGGGTTCAATCCGCGCTTCAGCGCGCCGGGCGGCTTCCCCGCGCTGCGGCGGCTCGCGCTGTCGCTGGCGACGAGCGACAACCCGAGGCTTCGGCTCGAGACCTACTTCGCCCTCACCTCGAACAGCGTGCAGATCGGCGCCAAGGTCGACATCTACGCAGAGCTCGACACCGGCTTTCTCGGCGTGTTCAGCGCGTGCGCGTATCTGGGGTTCGACGCGCTCGTCATCTTCGATCCGTTCGGATTCGTCGTCGACATCTACGGCGGGGTCGACATCCGCCGCAACGGCAAGAGCATCCTCTCGGCCTCGGTGCTCCTCTCGCTGTCGGGCCCGACACCCTGGCGCGCCTCGGGCTACGCCGAGGTCATCTTCCTCGGCACGCACCGCATTCCGATCGACGTGACGATGGGCGAGGAGCCGCCGCCGCTGCCGCCGCCCGCGGTCGATCCGACGGCCGATCTCGCCGCGGCCCTCGCCGACAAGCGCAACTGGATGGCGCAACTCCCCGACGTGGCGAATGGCGTGGTGACGCTGCGCGAGTTCGAGAGCCCCAATGTGCTGGCGCATCCGCTCGGCACCATCGGCGTTCGTCAGCGCGTCGTTCCGCTCGAGATCGCGATCGACATCTACAACGGGGCACCGGTCGTAGACACGGCGCGGCGCTTCGCCCTGACGTTCGCGATCGGCGGCGCCTCGGTGGACGCGACGCGAACGGCGATTCGCGAAGACCTGGCGCCGGGACTCTTCTTCGCCATGTCGGACGACGAGAAGCTGTCGCGTCCGGCGTTCGAACCGCTGATCTGCGGCTATACCAGCATTGCGGCGCCGCCGCTGCAATCGGGTCCGGCGGTCGCCGGCGCCGACGAGTACGAGACCCGGATCGTCGACCAGCCCGAAGAAGTCCCCGGCCCGCTTTACGTCATGCACGGCGCCGTGGTCGGCGCGGTGGCGGGCATCGGCGCCGCCGCGCAGGCGCCATCGAAGCTGCGCTACGACGGTCCGGTGCTCGGCATCGCCGTGGCGCCGCAGTCGTACTCACTCGCCGCGCCGGCCGATCTCGCGGCCGCCGGCGCGGCACACGTCAGCTTCGTGGAAGCGGATGCGGCGCGCCGCCAGGGTGGGACGGCGGCCCAGGTCGTCGGCTCGCACGAGGTGGCGGCATGA